A DNA window from Sphingopyxis sp. CCNWLW2 contains the following coding sequences:
- a CDS encoding 3-hydroxyacyl-CoA dehydrogenase/enoyl-CoA hydratase family protein, with protein sequence MTIHAEDLAPIELRRVAVIGAGAMGAGIAAHVANAGVPVLLLDTAADGPQDRDVRAKAGIARQLAAGGFMHPDLASLVETGTVEEDLAAIADCDWIVEAVFEDIEVKKALYRRIEALRQDRSIISSNTSTIPLAQLIDGIGDRFAGDFVITHFFNPPRLMPLLELVGGRATHADTLVRAKAICERNLGKTVVTCNDTPGFIANRIGNYWMSLAAMEAFRQGLTVEEADAVMSAPFGIPRTGVFGLFDFVGLNLVPLVWGSFMQNLPDHDDHRRYDITNDPLFKTLLSRGLTGRAGPGGFYRRRQADGARTDEVFDFSLIDYRPRREPDMPELAEELGVLLAGEGRAGRYAWTVFSGLIVYCAKVAEEIAGSLADIDLAIRLGYNWRYGPFALADRVGARSIADRLEAEGSDVPSLLAQAARAGGFAALSGIGSGAAIPARSVAAIRRSGSPVAGNASASVWDLGDGVACLEIHTKMNACNSDVVAIVEEATALVARKFSALVVANDNPRAFSAGADLSAFIAYIQARDWEGLSTFVARGQRAWQALAEARFPVVAALRGLALGGGAELAMHATRVVAHAEAQFGLPERNVGILPGWGGCYQLLARASEIQADPVAAARAAFATIAVATPSRSALEARDMGFLRMCDPIVMNGSHVLPTAVRLARELAATDTCSVHRRIVASGEAGRFAMHATIDEGVADGRYTAVDKGVLEVVAEVLSGGGAKEGDELDHAAVCRAELEGMMELARRPTTLARLEAMRSSNRPLRN encoded by the coding sequence ATGACGATTCACGCAGAAGATCTGGCTCCCATTGAACTGCGACGCGTGGCGGTTATCGGCGCCGGAGCGATGGGGGCGGGCATCGCCGCCCATGTGGCCAATGCAGGGGTTCCTGTTCTGCTCCTCGACACTGCGGCGGACGGCCCCCAAGATCGCGACGTCCGCGCGAAGGCCGGCATTGCACGGCAACTCGCGGCGGGAGGATTCATGCATCCCGATCTTGCCTCATTGGTCGAGACCGGGACCGTCGAGGAAGATCTGGCCGCAATCGCCGACTGCGACTGGATCGTCGAGGCCGTATTCGAGGATATTGAGGTGAAGAAGGCGCTTTACCGGCGGATCGAAGCGCTGCGCCAGGACAGGTCGATCATCTCCTCCAACACCTCGACGATACCGCTGGCACAACTGATCGACGGCATCGGCGATCGCTTCGCGGGCGATTTCGTCATCACCCATTTCTTCAACCCGCCGCGGTTGATGCCGCTGCTCGAACTTGTCGGGGGACGCGCGACCCATGCGGACACGCTAGTGCGCGCCAAGGCGATCTGCGAGCGCAACCTTGGCAAGACCGTGGTCACCTGCAACGATACGCCTGGTTTCATTGCCAACCGCATCGGCAACTACTGGATGTCTCTCGCCGCGATGGAGGCGTTCCGCCAGGGATTGACGGTCGAGGAGGCGGATGCCGTGATGAGCGCGCCCTTCGGAATTCCGCGAACCGGGGTTTTCGGCCTTTTTGATTTCGTGGGGCTGAATCTTGTACCGCTCGTGTGGGGCAGCTTCATGCAAAATCTGCCGGACCACGACGACCACCGTCGGTACGACATCACTAATGATCCCCTGTTCAAGACCCTGCTCTCGCGCGGTTTGACCGGCCGCGCCGGCCCCGGCGGCTTCTATCGCCGCCGGCAAGCCGACGGAGCCCGTACCGATGAAGTGTTCGATTTTTCCCTGATCGATTATCGGCCCCGGCGTGAACCGGATATGCCTGAGCTGGCGGAAGAGCTCGGCGTCCTTCTCGCCGGAGAGGGGCGGGCGGGGCGCTATGCCTGGACCGTCTTTTCAGGCCTCATCGTCTATTGCGCGAAGGTTGCCGAAGAGATTGCGGGTTCGCTCGCTGACATCGATCTTGCGATCCGCCTTGGCTATAACTGGCGCTACGGGCCGTTCGCGCTCGCCGATCGCGTTGGCGCGCGCAGCATCGCGGACCGGCTCGAGGCCGAAGGTAGCGACGTACCGTCCCTGCTGGCACAGGCCGCGCGAGCCGGTGGCTTTGCAGCCTTGTCGGGGATCGGCAGCGGCGCCGCAATCCCCGCCCGGTCGGTAGCCGCCATCCGGCGGTCGGGGTCGCCTGTCGCGGGCAATGCCTCCGCTTCGGTCTGGGATCTTGGCGACGGCGTCGCCTGCCTCGAAATCCATACGAAGATGAATGCTTGCAACAGCGATGTCGTCGCGATCGTCGAAGAGGCGACGGCATTGGTGGCGAGAAAATTTTCGGCGCTGGTCGTCGCCAACGACAATCCCCGCGCTTTTTCGGCCGGCGCCGATCTTTCGGCCTTCATCGCTTATATACAGGCCCGCGACTGGGAAGGGCTTTCGACCTTTGTCGCGCGCGGTCAGCGGGCATGGCAGGCTCTCGCCGAAGCCCGGTTTCCCGTGGTCGCCGCATTGCGCGGCCTGGCGCTGGGCGGGGGCGCCGAACTGGCGATGCATGCGACGCGCGTCGTTGCGCATGCGGAAGCGCAGTTCGGCCTGCCGGAGCGCAACGTCGGTATCCTGCCGGGATGGGGCGGCTGCTACCAACTGCTCGCGCGCGCGTCCGAGATCCAGGCCGATCCGGTCGCAGCGGCTCGTGCAGCCTTTGCGACGATCGCCGTCGCGACGCCGTCGCGTTCGGCGCTGGAGGCGCGGGATATGGGTTTTCTGCGCATGTGCGACCCGATCGTTATGAACGGATCGCATGTGCTCCCAACGGCCGTGCGTCTTGCGCGCGAGCTTGCCGCAACTGACACCTGCTCCGTCCACCGGCGGATTGTCGCGAGCGGCGAGGCCGGTCGGTTCGCGATGCACGCGACAATCGACGAGGGTGTCGCGGACGGGCGATACACGGCGGTGGACAAGGGAGTGCTCGAGGTCGTGGCCGAGGTCCTGTCAGGAGGTGGAGCAAAGGAAGGCGACGAACTGGATCATGCGGCGGTCTGCCGCGCAGAGCTCGAAGGCATGATGGAACTCGCGCGCCGACCCACCACCCTCGCGCGGCTCGAGGCGATGCGGAGCAGCAACCGGCCGCTGCGCAACTGA
- a CDS encoding winged helix-turn-helix transcriptional regulator: MNIRTTSGYAEQMPKQPGSAPLVRNCSVERTLNLVSDAWSFLVLREFYMGARRFEQIQNMLRLPRSTLSDRLKRLADNGLIERHAAGRDGKRFEYRLSEPGRDLYLVMLTMLRFGDDHLHGGEAPPLYLVHRKCGHRCRPTTLCSACRQPVTAGRVRFRDGPGAGRSPPATARQQRRSASEGAFERNRPSSVSRTLAILADRWTFLLIRELFFGQKRYDQFQRQLGIGPNILAGRLNRLVANGIVDRVRYSERPPRHEYRLSPMGRDLYLPLIQMLRWGDKWLGFPAPLILTHLDCGEDFHPVVACDHCGEDIEARNMRYDLNYALTEDDKVSARVPVP; this comes from the coding sequence TTGAATATCCGGACCACAAGCGGTTATGCCGAGCAGATGCCAAAGCAGCCAGGTAGTGCACCGCTCGTCCGCAACTGCTCCGTCGAACGGACCCTCAACCTCGTCTCCGACGCCTGGTCCTTTCTCGTGCTGCGCGAATTCTACATGGGTGCCCGGCGCTTCGAACAGATTCAGAATATGCTCCGGCTGCCGCGCAGCACGCTAAGCGACCGTCTGAAGCGGCTCGCCGACAATGGGCTGATCGAGCGCCATGCGGCCGGCCGCGACGGCAAGAGATTCGAATATCGCCTCAGCGAGCCAGGTCGTGATCTTTATCTGGTCATGCTCACCATGCTCCGCTTCGGGGACGATCATCTGCATGGCGGCGAAGCACCACCGCTCTACCTGGTCCACAGGAAATGCGGCCATAGATGCCGGCCGACCACCCTCTGTTCAGCGTGCCGGCAGCCCGTCACCGCTGGCCGGGTCCGCTTTCGCGACGGCCCCGGCGCCGGACGCTCGCCGCCGGCGACGGCCAGACAGCAGCGGCGCTCCGCCTCCGAGGGGGCGTTCGAACGGAACCGTCCATCGTCGGTGTCGCGCACCCTCGCCATTCTCGCCGATCGCTGGACCTTCCTTCTCATACGCGAGCTCTTCTTCGGGCAAAAGCGATACGACCAGTTTCAGAGGCAGCTCGGAATCGGCCCGAATATACTCGCCGGCCGCTTGAACCGCCTCGTGGCGAACGGCATCGTCGACCGCGTCCGATATTCCGAGAGGCCGCCCCGCCACGAATATCGATTGAGCCCCATGGGCCGCGACCTTTATCTGCCACTGATCCAGATGCTTCGATGGGGTGACAAGTGGCTCGGGTTTCCTGCTCCGCTCATCCTGACCCATCTCGACTGCGGCGAGGATTTCCACCCGGTGGTGGCGTGCGATCATTGCGGCGAGGACATCGAAGCGCGGAATATGCGCTACGATCTCAACTATGCACTCACCGAAGACGACAAGGTGTCCGCGCGCGTACCCGTCCCGTGA
- a CDS encoding nucleotidyltransferase family protein, with the protein MDIARMAAILLCAGQSRRFEAGDKLLYEFGGHPLIVKAAETLRSMDFLCHIAVVGESSPALALLLSNQGYRLVVPPRADGSQEISLQAGIDMALERSPDGVLLALADMPAVSAVHFQALARAMTPARPALSVSPEWTGPPWAAAAGWIRDHRASLKQALRRQAIRVAPMPDELIDVDRLADIGRLRAAQARREKPG; encoded by the coding sequence GTGGACATCGCCCGAATGGCTGCCATTCTGCTGTGCGCCGGCCAGTCGAGGCGCTTCGAAGCGGGCGACAAACTGCTTTACGAGTTCGGGGGGCATCCCCTCATTGTGAAAGCGGCAGAGACCCTCCGGAGCATGGATTTTCTTTGCCATATCGCGGTTGTCGGAGAAAGCTCTCCCGCACTCGCCTTGCTGCTTTCAAACCAAGGCTATCGCCTCGTCGTCCCGCCGCGCGCCGACGGTTCGCAGGAAATATCGCTCCAGGCCGGGATCGATATGGCTCTCGAGCGATCGCCGGATGGTGTGCTTTTGGCTCTCGCGGACATGCCCGCCGTCTCGGCCGTCCATTTCCAAGCACTTGCCCGCGCGATGACGCCCGCCCGCCCGGCGCTCTCCGTCTCCCCGGAATGGACGGGTCCTCCCTGGGCGGCGGCCGCCGGCTGGATCCGCGATCATCGGGCGTCATTGAAGCAAGCGCTTCGCCGGCAAGCGATCCGGGTCGCGCCGATGCCGGACGAACTCATCGACGTCGACAGGCTGGCCGACATCGGCCGGCTCCGCGCGGCGCAAGCCCGACGAGAAAAACCCGGCTGA
- a CDS encoding XdhC family protein translates to MFDAPPGIILERLADWLGSGLASALITIVSCKGRTSRSVGTIMAIGEDGRRAGSISGGCFDASITTEAVEAISDRMPRILRLGQGSPWIDIRLPCGGGLELLILPGPDFGTLTAMIACLRARRPVSVEFSVEHGIRIAEPIQETSWDGRICRRLLQPPVRLLAFGSGGEVVSLAKLARSAGLDVTIGSPDRCVLDALGDAGNGILLKSPDSPLDIACDARTAVAFFFHDHDWEPPLIEQALRSPAFFVGAMGSRTAQAQRLQTLRARGVSEAALDRLVCPIGLFGPARDPRSLAVSALAQIFQIAGEG, encoded by the coding sequence ATGTTTGACGCACCGCCGGGAATCATACTCGAACGTCTGGCCGACTGGCTGGGATCTGGTCTTGCCAGCGCCCTCATCACGATCGTCTCGTGCAAGGGACGCACCTCGCGATCCGTCGGAACCATCATGGCTATTGGCGAGGACGGGCGGCGTGCGGGTTCGATCAGCGGCGGCTGTTTCGATGCCTCGATAACGACCGAGGCGGTCGAGGCCATTTCGGATCGCATGCCACGGATCCTTCGGCTTGGCCAAGGCTCGCCATGGATCGATATTCGCCTGCCGTGCGGCGGCGGGCTCGAGCTGCTGATTCTGCCGGGGCCGGATTTTGGTACTTTGACGGCAATGATCGCGTGCTTGCGCGCGCGTCGTCCGGTTTCCGTCGAATTTAGCGTGGAGCACGGAATCCGTATTGCCGAACCGATCCAGGAGACGAGCTGGGACGGCCGGATATGCCGCCGGCTGCTTCAGCCCCCGGTGCGACTGCTGGCATTCGGCAGCGGCGGAGAAGTGGTGAGCCTTGCCAAGCTCGCGCGATCGGCCGGACTCGATGTTACGATCGGGTCGCCGGACCGATGCGTGCTCGACGCGCTCGGCGACGCGGGCAACGGGATATTGTTGAAGAGTCCCGATTCGCCTCTCGACATCGCCTGCGATGCCCGCACCGCCGTAGCCTTTTTCTTTCACGATCATGACTGGGAGCCGCCGCTGATCGAACAAGCCCTGCGCTCGCCCGCCTTTTTTGTCGGCGCCATGGGCAGCCGGACAGCACAGGCCCAGCGTCTCCAGACGCTGCGAGCGCGCGGAGTGAGCGAAGCAGCGCTCGATCGACTGGTCTGTCCCATCGGGCTGTTCGGACCGGCGCGCGATCCGCGCTCGCTCGCGGTCTCGGCGCTCGCTCAGATCTTTCAGATTGCCGGGGAGGGCTAG